The Gemmatimonadaceae bacterium region CTTCGACGAGATCTTCGCGCGACAGGTGGACGCGCTCGCGAAACCGAGCGACTTGCTCGTGATCCACTCGACGAGCGGGAACTCGCCTAACGTGCTGCGCGCGGCCGAGGCGGCGCGCCGAAAACGAGTCCGCGTTCTCGCCTTCAGCGCGCGCGACGGCGGCAAGCTCCGCGGGCTCGCCGATCACTCGGTTGTCATTCCGACGCCGCGCACGGACCGCGCCCAGGAGCTTCACCTCTGCATCGAGCATTTGATCTGCGACTTCGTCGAACGGCTGATGGTCGAAGGTCAGGCGGGCGGAGGTGCAGCGCGATGATCGGTCTCAAGGGAAAACGCGCCCTGGTGACAGGCGGATCCCGGGGGATCGGCGCCGCGACCGCTCGGCTCTTTGCGGAGAACGGCGTCCACGTCGCCATCGGCTACCGCAGCCGGCGCGCGGACGCGGAGTTGCTGGTCGCTTCGCTGAGATCCGAGTTCGGCGTCACGGCGTCCGCCCACGCGTCTGACATCTCGACGGTCGGCGGCGCGGAGGCGCTCGTGCACGGCGCCGCGGAATCGCTGGACGGACTCGATTTCTTCGTCGGCAACGCGGGAATCTGGCCCAGCACCGACGTCGCGTTTGGATCGATGACCGACGACCAGTGGCGTCGCACCATCGCCGAGAACGTCGACTCGGTGTTCTACACGACGCGGGCCGCGATCAGAGCGATGAGCGACCACGGTCGCATCGTTCTCGTATCCAGCACCGCCGGCCAACGAGGGGAAGCATTTCATGCCGACTACGGCGCGTCCAAGGGCGCGGTGATCTCGCTCGTGAAATCACTCGCCCCCGAGCTGGCGAAGCGCGACATCACGGTGAACAGTGTCGCGCCGGGCTGGGTCGACACCGAGATGTGCGACGAGCCGTTCGCCGGCGGGGGGCGGGAACGAATCGCCGCCAGCATACCCATCGGGCGCATTGCGTCGGCGCGCGACATCGCCGGACCGATCGTGTTTCTCTGCTCCGACTTCGCTCGGCACATCACGGGAGAAATCGTGAACGTGAACGGCGGCAGCGTTCTCTGCGGATGATCGTTCTCGTTTTCACCGGTGGCACGATCTCGATGCGGCATGACCCGACGGCCGGCGGCGCGGTGCCCACGTTGAGCGGACACGAAATCGTCGCCCTGGCGCCGGGGATCGACCGGCTCGCGCCGCTCGACGTGGACGATTGGGGCGCGTTTCCGGGACCGCACATGACGCCGGATCGCATGTGGGCGTTGCGCGGGCGGATCATCGAACACCTCGCGCGGCCCGATGTGGACGGCGTTGTCGTCACGCACGGCACTGATTCGCTCGAGGAGACCGCGTATCTCGTGGCGCGCTCGGTAAAGAGCGACAAACCGATCGTATTCACCGGCGCGATGCGCACGTCGAGCGATCTCGGATGGGACGGTCCCGGCAACCTCGGCGCCGCGATCCGCACTGCCGCGAGTGGCGAAGCGCGCGGTCAGGGCGTGTTGGTCGTGATGTCGGACCGCGTGTTCACGGCGCTCGACGTGACGAAGGCGCACACCTACATGGTCGACGCCTTCGACAGTCCGGGACTTGGCCCAGTGGCCGTGTTGGACGACGGCCAAGTCGTGTTCCGCCGATCCATCCACGCGCAGCCGCCGATTCTCAACGCGACGACGCTCGCGCAGCCGGTGGACATCGTCTACTCGTTCGCCGGCTCCGACTCACGACTGCTCGACGCTTCGCGCGAGCACGGGAAGGGGCGCGCGATCGTCGTCGCCGGGATGGGCCGGGGCAACGTCCCGGTCGCCATGCTCGACGGCATCGATCGTTGGATCGCGGAAGGAAAGCCGGTCGTGATCACGTCGCGCGTGGGACGCGGGCGAGTGGGTCACACGTACGGCTATGCCGGAGGCGGCCGCCGCCTCGCCGAACGCGGCGCGATCTTCGCGGGCTCGCGCCGTCCACAGCAAGCGCGCCTCGACGTCATGCTCGGTCTGGGCGCCGGATTGGACGTCGCCGGTCTCCGGGAGCTTTTCGAGTCGTAGCTCCGTTTTGTGGTGGAGATTCGCTTGGCCGGCGGGGTCGATCCTGGTGAGTGGGCAGGGTACGCCTCGACGATTGCTGGCGGATTTCGAAACTGCTCGCGGATTTCGCGGATCATCAGGAATTCGCGAAAAAAACAGGCTTTTGGAACAGCAACAAAACAAAAGGGGTTCTTTTCCGCGGAGTCCGTGGTGTTTCCGCGAAATCGTTGCCGTATCAAATCGTAGATCTCAACTGGGAGCTCGGCCCGACGCCGCGAAGTCGGAGCGCCGCCGCGTCGCTCAACCAACGGCGATCAGCTGACCTCGCGCGCGAGAACGGGCTCCCAGCGGGCGAAGCAGCGCCAGTCGAATTCGTCGGCGGCGCGGAGTTGGTCCGGGAAGCCGAAGCAGTCGACCCAGCCTTCTTGCTCGGCGCGCCAACGGCAATCCCAGATGAACTCGTAGACGTGCGTCTCGGTCGGCGTGTGGACGGTGACGACACCGACGAAGTCGGAGCAGCCGGAGCGAGCGCTAAGGGCGACGTGCTCGACGACGAGCTGCGGCTCGGCCGCGAGGACGTGCGTGAGAAGCCGGCGAACTTTGACGCGCGGCATCGGCCGATCGAGTCGCACTCGGTCCAGCGGCGACGGGTCGTGCGTGTGCCCGTGGTAAAGGCTGCGCACCACGCGCTTGAACGGCTCGGCGGCTTGGGAACGGGCGAGGAGCTGCTCCAACTCGATCAAGTGCGACGGTCCTCATTCGTGATTCTTCGAAACAAATATCGACCGTTTCACTTTGAAGCTGTACTGGCTGGCCACTTTCACGATCACGGCGAAACGGGCTATTCTCCACCGCGATTTCACGCCGCGCCCCTTCTCAATGACCCGCCTTCATCCACCGACGACCGTCCTCGAGATCGCCGAGCGTCTCGAGTCCGAGGGATTCGAGGCGTGGTGCGTCGGGGGCGCCATTCGCGATGCCCTCCTCGGAGAGACGCATCTCGATTGGGACTTGGCGACTTCGGCGACGCCCGACGAGGTCCGGCGCGTATTCGGCGCCCGGCGCACAATCCCGGTCGGCATCGAGTTCGGCACCGTCGGAGTGCTCGATCGCCTCGGCGCGATGCACGAGGTCACGACCTTTCGCCGCGACGTTCAGACCGATGGGCGTCATGCGGTGGTCGAATTCGGAGCGTCGCTCGACGACGATTTGGCGCGCCGAGATTTCACAATCAACGCGATTGCTTACTCGCCAAGTTCAGGCGAGCTGCGTGACCCGTTCGGCGGACGAGAAGATCTTGCCGCGAGGATCGTACGCGCCGTCGGCGATCCGGACGCCCGGATGCGCGAGGATCGGCTGCGCGCTCTGCGGGGAATCCGTTTCGCCGCGCGATTCGGGTTCAGAATCGACGACGCCACGCGGCGGGCAATGGAGGCGAGCGCGCCATACCTCGGCCGATTGTCGCCGGAGCGGGTGAAGCAGGAGTTGGACAAGACGTTCGACCAAGTCTGTCGTCCGAGCGACGCGTTGATTGTTTGGCAAAAGACCGGGGCATTCGCGTCGCTGATCCCCGCGCTGTCCAATCTGCCCGAGCAGGCGCTGACGGTTCCCGACTTCACGGCACGGCCGGGACTCGAGCGGCGTCCGGCGCGTCGGGCGGTTCGATACGCGGCCCTTCTCGCTCCGCTCGGAGCCGGCGCCGCCGAGTCGGTGCTCCTCGGTCTTCGGGGCTCGAAGCACGAGATCCGCGCCGTCACCGAGCTCGTCGCGGCGTGGCAAAGGAACGGGCCGTCCATGGGGGCGGCGATGTCCGCCTCCGGCACGCCGGATGACGCCAGCGTGCGCCGCTGGGTGGCGTCGATATCTCGGCTGGGGGTCGGGTCGTTCATGCGGCTCGCCGCGGCGATGTGGGCGGCGGATCTGAGTGTGAGGCGCCCGGCCCCGGCCCCGAACGCCGTCCGACGGCTGCATCGTCGCATGTTGGGGGTGGCGTTGCACGACCCCATCGACCTGGGCGGTCTCGCCGTGGACGGCGACGACCTGCGCCGTGCCGGCATTCCGGCCGGCCCTGGGCTCGGTAAGATTCTCCAGTCCTTGCTCGCCGCGGTGATCGAGGACCCGGCGCGCAACACGCCCGACTGGTTATTGCGCGAAGCGGCGCGCCTGCACCACGACGCCACTCCCCGCTGAACGGGGGGGAGCACCATGTTCTTTCGCGGACGACAACCCGAGGCGTCGATCTGGCGCCGTTTTCGCGTCAGCGCGGACGGCTTCACGTTCGAGCGCGAGGGCGATCTCTACGTCGCCCGCGTGGTCGCGAATGCCGAGCGGGTGGTCGATCTGTTTTATGCGCTGAGCGAGCAGATGCCGCCGGCGGTGGACGTGGCGATCGAGGATCTGCGCAGCGGCCGCTCGTGGAAGGGAGAGGCCATCGCGCTGCCGGACGTCCGTGACGCGATGGCGCGGCTCAAGATTCTGTTGGCGCGCTATGGGGGCGTCGAGTTCGCCGTGTACACGAGCGACGACCAGCTCACGGTGAACCCGCACCTCGATCTGTTCATCTACGCGCGTACGGACCGCTGGCTGTATCTGCTCGAGGGAAAGGGAATCGAGGAACAGGCGCGCGTGCGGGGTAAGAGTTGGCGAGTGAATCGCCAGCATTTTCCCGCCGCGCCCGACCTCGTGAACGCCATCACAACCGCGGCGGATCGTCTCGGTTTGGCGCCGACATGACCCCGTCGGCTTTGGCGTACGGCACCGCCGCCGCGTTGGCCAATGTCATGGGCGCGGCGGCGGTGGCCTCGCGCGCGTCGTGGAGCGTGCGCGCGCTCGACGCGCTCATCTCGTTCGCGGCCGGGTTTCTGATCTCGGTGTCCGTCGTCGATCTGTTCCCGGACTCGATTCGGCTCGCCGGTTCGGTAGCGCCGATGATCGTGCTGGCGTCATACCTGCTCGTCCATTTCACCCAGCACACGATCGGTCGTCACTTTCACTTCGGCGAGGAGACGCACGCGGTCTCCGAGATGGTGAGCGTGTCGGCGCTGATCGGCCTGCTGATGCATACGTTCGTAGACGGGGTCGCGGTGGCAAGCGGGCTGCACGTGAGCCAAGGCCTCGGCGCCCTCGTCTTCGTGGCGGTGTTGCTGCACAAATTCCCCGAGGGGTTGGCCATCTCGAGCTTGTTTCTCGCCGCCGGTGCCCGGCGGCGCGCCGGGATTCTGGCGGCCGCGGCGCTGGGCCTGAGTACCATAGCGGGCGTCGTGTTGACCGATGCGTCGCCGTTTCTTCGTGCCTACGGATTGGCGATCGCCGCGGGAGTCACGCTGTACGTCGGCGCGTCGAACCTCGTTCCTGAGCTTCAGCACAGGTCGGGAGCGCGGATTCCTCTGAGCTTCGCCGCGGGATGCGGGCTGTATTTCGTCGCTCGCTCGCTGGCGTCGATCTGATCACGCTGAGCGCGCGAGCGGCTTCGGTATGAGCGAGCGTCGCCGTCGAGGCACGGCGGACGAGTCGGAGGTGACGTCGGGCGGAACGGGCTCGTTGTTCGAGTCGCCGTCCGGTCAGCCGCTCGCCGCGCGCATGCGTCCCCGCACGCTCGACGAAATCGTGGGACAGTCGCACCTGCTCGGACCGGGCAAGCCGCTGCGCGAAGCGATCGAGCGCGGCACGATCGGCTCCGTCGTGTTCTGGGGTCCGCCGGGATCCGGCAAGACGACGATCGCCCGCGTCATTGCGCGTTACACGGACCGCGAATTCGTTCCGTTCTCCGCTGTGACCGAAGGTGTGCCTCGCGTCCGCGAGATCGTCGCCGAAGCGGAAGGAAGACGGCGCCTCGGGCGCGGAACCATTCTCTTTGCCGACGAGATCCATCGCTTCAACAAGGCACAACAGGATGCGTTTCTGCCGCATGTCGAGGCGGGCACGATCACGCTCATCGGCGCAACGACGGAGAATCCGTCGTTCGAGATCATCGGCGCTTTGCTTTCGCGCGTGCGCGTGTTCGTGCTCGAGCCGCTGTCGCCGCGCGACCTCCGCGGCTTGCTCGACCGCGCGCTCTCCGACGGCGAGCGCGGACTCGGGGACCTCTCGCTCACGATGGACGACGACGCGGCGGACTTGATCGCCACCGAAGCGGACGGGGACGCTCGCCGCGCGTTGACGATTCTCCAAGCCGCGGCCGATCACGTCGGACGCAATGGACGCATCACCGTCGACGTCGCGCGGGAGGCGTTGCAACTCCGCTTCGCGCGGTACGACAAGGGCGGCGAAGAGATGTACAACATGCTGAGCGCCTTTCACAAAAGTCTGCGGGGCAGCGACCCGCAGGGCGCTCTGTATTGGATGGGCCGCATGATCGAAGGCGGCGGCGATCCCATGATCATGTTCCGGCGCGCGATCGCGATGGCCGCCGAAGACATCGGGCTCGCCGATCCGGAGGCGCTCAAGCTTGCCGTCGCGGCGCGTGATGCATATCACATGCTGGGGCCTCCGGAAGGCTACCTCCCGCTCGCCGAGATGATCGTGTACTTGGCGACCGCGCCGAAATCGAACCGTTCGATGTTGGCGCTCGTCGCGGCACGTGACGCGGCGCGCACGCATCCGGCTGAACCCGTACCGTTGCACATTCGCAACGCGCCCACCGGTTTGATGAAGGAACTGGGATATGGCGCGGGGTATCAATACGCGCACGACGCCCCGGAAGCCTACATTCCGCAGGAGTATCTCCCGGAGCCGCTCAAGGGCACGCGCTTCTACGAGCCGGGTCCGTACGGGTTCGAGAAGGAGATCGCCAAACGCTTGGCGTGGTGGGAAGAAATTCGGCGGCGCAACGAGAAAGAAGAGGCGGAGGGATCGCGATGAAGAAGCTCGCCGTGAAAATCGTCCTGGGGCTGACGGCTGTCGTGGCCGCGTGTTCCTTCCTCGGCAAGCAGGCGTTCAAGCAGCCCGAGGTCACGCTCCAAAAGGTGGAGCTCGTCGGCGTCGGCCTGACGGGCGGCAGCTTGAACGTCGACCTCAACGTCTACAACCCCAATCACTACCGGCTCGACGCGACGCGCTTGACGTACGAGGTCCTCCTCAACTCGGACAGCCTGCTTCTCGCGACCGGCGCGGTCGACAACAAGTTCACGGTCGAGAGCGAAAAATCTTCCGTCGTACAGATTCCGGTCAGCTTCACCTACGCCGGAGTCGGTTCGGCGACTCGCTCGCTCCTCAACACCGGTGTGGTGACGTATCACGTTCGAGGCAACGTCACCGTTGGAACGACCGTCGGCACGTTCAACGTGCCGTTCTCGGACACCCGTCAACTCACGACGGCAGGCGTTGCTCGCTAGATTGACGGCGATGCTCATGATGGAGCTGCCCGCATAGCTCGGGCGCCAATCGTCGTCGCCCCGCCTGAAGAGCGGGCGTTGCTCGTGGGTGCGCCGCTCAAGCGCCCCGGAGCCCGGCGTCTAGCCGACGAGCATTTGCGTGAGCTCGCCGACCTCGCGGACACGGCGGGCGCGACCGTCGCCGGTGAAATCCTCCAACAAATCGACCGGCCGAATCCCGGTACCTACCTCGGGAGCGGCAAGATCGAAGAGCTGCGGGATCGCGTGTCGGCGACGGGCGCGACGCTCGTCATCTTCGACGACGAGCTCTCGCCAAGCCAGGGCAAGAACATCGAGGACGCGATCGGCACGCGCGTCGTGGACCGCGCCGAGCTGATTCTCGACATCTTCGCGACGCGTGCCCGGACGGCGGAAGCGAAGATGCAGGTCGAGCTCGCCCAGCTCGAGTACATGCTGCCACGACTGACGCGGATGTGGACGCACCTCGAGAAATTTCGCGGCGGCATCGGCGTGCGAGGGCCCGGCGAAACGCAGCTGGAGACGGACCGGCGGCTCATCAGCCATCGTATCAAGGTCTTGCGCGAACGGCTGAAGGACGTGCAGCGCGGACGCGCGATTCAGCGCCAGGCGCGACGCTCGGAGTTCCGCGCGTCGCTCGTCGGCTACACGAACGCCGGAAAGTCGTCGGTGCTGCGCGCACTCTCCGGGGCGGGGGACATTCTCGTCGAGGACCGGCTCTTCGCCACGCTCGATCCGCTCACGCGGGACGTCGATCTGGGCGAGAACGCGCACGTCCTCGTCACCGACACGGTCGGGTTCATACGAAAGCTGCCGCACCATCTCGTGGCCTCGTTTCGCGCGACGCTCGAGGAAGCGCGCGAGGCGGATCTGCTCCTCCACGTCATCGACGCCTCGTCGCCGTCGTGGCCCGAGCAGGAAGAAGTGGTGAACCAGGTCTTGTCCGAGCTCGAGGTCGCGGGCCGCGACACGCTGCTCGTCTTCAACAAAGTGGACTTGCTCGAGCACGAGGCGCTCATCGCGCTTCAGACGAGGATGCGCGACGCGGACACGCCGTCGGTCTTCGTCTCCGCGCTCGCCGAAGGCGGACTCGAACCGCTGCGGCGCGCCCTGTCTTCGATGATTCGCGCCAAGCGCCCGATGGCGACGATCTCGGTCTCGCCCGGCGACGGAAAGTTGATCGCCGAGATTCACCGGCAGGGTGAAGTTCTCGATCAGCGCATGGAAGGCGACCGCCTCGTGATCAAGGCGCGCATCGACGCCGCGCTCGCCGGACGGCTCGAGCGCGCCGGCGCTTCCGTCACGAACGGAAAAGCCCCGCACTAGCAAGCGCGGGGCTCGTCGTTTCCGAATTTCACAATCGCAATGGTCGCGCAGGGACTCGAACCCCGGACCTCCGGTATGTGAGACCGGCGCTCTAACCAGCTGAGCTACGCGACCGACGGAGCACGAAAAGTAGACGGGCGCGCCACCCTTCGTCTATGGGCCCGGCAGGGCTCGAACCTGCGACCGTAGGATTATGAGTCCTCTGCTCTAACCAACTGAGCTACGGGCCCGGTACACGCTAGTTAGACGCTCGGTGCCAAGGGCGCAAGCACATGCGCGTCGTACGCGTCGATCACTTCTTCCGCCGAAACGGTGGCCGCGCCGAGCTTTCCAACTTCGACGCCCGCCGCATAGTTCGCGATCACCGCGGCCTCGAGCGCGCTGCCGCCGGCGCCGAGGATGAGCGCGAGATACGCCGTCACCGTGTCGCCGGCGCCGACGACGTCGTAGACCTCGCGAGCCGCGGTCGGGACGCGCTCGATGTCGCCGCCGGCCGACACGAGCGCCATGCCGTGCTCGCCGAGCGTGAGAAGGAGATGCTCCACGCCGAGACGCGCGAACGTTGCGGGGAGCGCTTCGGCGTGCTCGAGATCGACGGCGGCGCCGAGCGCGGCCTCCAGCTCGCGGCGATTCGGCTTGAAGATGGTGGCGCCGCGATAGAGGAAGAAATTGCGATACTTCGGATCGACGACGATCGGAATGCCGCGCCCGCGCGCCGCCTGCATCGCCGCTTCGATGACGTGCGGAACCAACACGCCTTTGTTGTAGTCCTCGAGCACGAGGGCGTGCGCATCGTCCACCGCGCGGCGCACGGCCGTGAGCAGGCGATCGACTTCCGCGCCGTTCAAGTCGCCGTCTTCCTCTTCGTCGACACGCACGACCTGCTGCGAGCGCGCCACGATGCGCGTCTTGGTGGTCGTCGGACGGTCCACCGTCACGAGCGAACCGACGGGAGCGCCGATCGCTTCCAGCATGCCGCATAGATGGCGGCCCGCCATGTCGTCGCCGATCGCCGCGACGAGATCGCACATCGCGCCGACGGCGCGCACGTTCTGCGCGACGTTTCCGGCGCCGCCGAGCGCGTGGCGACGTTCGCGGACGCGAACCACGGGCACGGGCGCTTCGGGCGAGATACGCTCGACGTCGCCGCGCAAATAGACGTCGAGCATCGCGTCGCCGAGCACCGCGACGCGGCAGCGCGACGCACCCTCGAGGAGCTCGATCAACCGATCGCGATTCAACGGGCGGCGACTCATGGCGAGAAGGTAATGAATGCTTCGAGGAAACGCATTGACGCGCCCTGAGACGCGGTCTACACTCTCGGGCGCATGGCCCCACCCCCCGACTCCAACCCCGGATTGCGCGCGACGAATCCCAGCGGCGTGCCCGTCCCGCTCGTCCTGCTGCTGGCGCTCGTCGGCATTTCGTTCGCCGCGCCGCTCGTGCGTCTCTCGCACGCGCATCCGCTCACGATCGCGATCTGGAGGCTCGGATTCGCGCTCGTTTTCATTCTCGGCGCGCTCGTCGCCACGGGTACGTGGCGGCAGTTCCGGCGGCTCGATCGCGGCGGGCTTGCGCTCGCCGCCGCCGCCGGGATCATGCTGGCGTTTCACTTCTGGAGCTGGAACGCGTCGGTCGGCATGACGACGGTGGCGGCGTCGGTCGTGCTGGTCAACGTGCAGCCGGCGTTGGTCGCGCTGCTCTCCGGCGCGGTGCTCGCCGAGCCGCCGACGAGCGGCCAGTGGGTCGGCATCGTCACGGCGATGTTCGGCGCGTTCGTCGTCGCGCTCCCCGATCTCCTGTCCACAGCCGGAGCCATGACCGGGCAAGCGCTCACCGGCGACCTGCTCGCGCTCGTCGGCGCGGCCGCCGCCGCGGGATATGTGATCGCCGGGCGCCGACTGCGCTCCGTGCTCGACATCTGGCCGTACGTGTCGATCGTGTACGGCGTGTGCTTCGTCGTGCTGCTCATCTTCGCGCGCGCCGTACACGCGCCGATCCTCGGACAGCCGCCGAGGGAGATGGGAATCTTTCTCGCGCTCGCCATCGGGCCGATGCTGTTCGGCCACACCGGAATCAACTGGGCGCTGAAATACATGCCCGCGTACGTGGTGAATCTCACGCTGCTCGGCGAACCGGTCGGCGCGACGTTTCTCGCCGCGCTGCTGCCGGGCATTCGCGAGATCCCGCGCGTCGCCACCGTGGTCGGCGGCCTGCTCGTGTTGGCCGGGATTCTCGTCGCCGCGCGCTCGACCCGGCAACGGCGCTTCGCCCTCTGATGTCGGCCCGCGCGCCGACGACAGACTTGCGGCGCGGCTGGTCGATTATGTTACG contains the following coding sequences:
- a CDS encoding SIS domain-containing protein; this translates as MSKHFADGLRDLAAVAQRVAESMAPDLERALAMVRETVAGGGTLFFCGNGGSAADAQHIATEYVVRYTRNRGAYPAVALTTDTSLLTAAGNDFGFDEIFARQVDALAKPSDLLVIHSTSGNSPNVLRAAEAARRKRVRVLAFSARDGGKLRGLADHSVVIPTPRTDRAQELHLCIEHLICDFVERLMVEGQAGGGAAR
- a CDS encoding SDR family NAD(P)-dependent oxidoreductase; translation: MIGLKGKRALVTGGSRGIGAATARLFAENGVHVAIGYRSRRADAELLVASLRSEFGVTASAHASDISTVGGAEALVHGAAESLDGLDFFVGNAGIWPSTDVAFGSMTDDQWRRTIAENVDSVFYTTRAAIRAMSDHGRIVLVSSTAGQRGEAFHADYGASKGAVISLVKSLAPELAKRDITVNSVAPGWVDTEMCDEPFAGGGRERIAASIPIGRIASARDIAGPIVFLCSDFARHITGEIVNVNGGSVLCG
- a CDS encoding asparaginase, producing MIVLVFTGGTISMRHDPTAGGAVPTLSGHEIVALAPGIDRLAPLDVDDWGAFPGPHMTPDRMWALRGRIIEHLARPDVDGVVVTHGTDSLEETAYLVARSVKSDKPIVFTGAMRTSSDLGWDGPGNLGAAIRTAASGEARGQGVLVVMSDRVFTALDVTKAHTYMVDAFDSPGLGPVAVLDDGQVVFRRSIHAQPPILNATTLAQPVDIVYSFAGSDSRLLDASREHGKGRAIVVAGMGRGNVPVAMLDGIDRWIAEGKPVVITSRVGRGRVGHTYGYAGGGRRLAERGAIFAGSRRPQQARLDVMLGLGAGLDVAGLRELFES
- a CDS encoding CCA tRNA nucleotidyltransferase, yielding MTRLHPPTTVLEIAERLESEGFEAWCVGGAIRDALLGETHLDWDLATSATPDEVRRVFGARRTIPVGIEFGTVGVLDRLGAMHEVTTFRRDVQTDGRHAVVEFGASLDDDLARRDFTINAIAYSPSSGELRDPFGGREDLAARIVRAVGDPDARMREDRLRALRGIRFAARFGFRIDDATRRAMEASAPYLGRLSPERVKQELDKTFDQVCRPSDALIVWQKTGAFASLIPALSNLPEQALTVPDFTARPGLERRPARRAVRYAALLAPLGAGAAESVLLGLRGSKHEIRAVTELVAAWQRNGPSMGAAMSASGTPDDASVRRWVASISRLGVGSFMRLAAAMWAADLSVRRPAPAPNAVRRLHRRMLGVALHDPIDLGGLAVDGDDLRRAGIPAGPGLGKILQSLLAAVIEDPARNTPDWLLREAARLHHDATPR
- a CDS encoding ZIP family metal transporter — protein: MTPSALAYGTAAALANVMGAAAVASRASWSVRALDALISFAAGFLISVSVVDLFPDSIRLAGSVAPMIVLASYLLVHFTQHTIGRHFHFGEETHAVSEMVSVSALIGLLMHTFVDGVAVASGLHVSQGLGALVFVAVLLHKFPEGLAISSLFLAAGARRRAGILAAAALGLSTIAGVVLTDASPFLRAYGLAIAAGVTLYVGASNLVPELQHRSGARIPLSFAAGCGLYFVARSLASI
- a CDS encoding replication-associated recombination protein A, whose product is MSERRRRGTADESEVTSGGTGSLFESPSGQPLAARMRPRTLDEIVGQSHLLGPGKPLREAIERGTIGSVVFWGPPGSGKTTIARVIARYTDREFVPFSAVTEGVPRVREIVAEAEGRRRLGRGTILFADEIHRFNKAQQDAFLPHVEAGTITLIGATTENPSFEIIGALLSRVRVFVLEPLSPRDLRGLLDRALSDGERGLGDLSLTMDDDAADLIATEADGDARRALTILQAAADHVGRNGRITVDVAREALQLRFARYDKGGEEMYNMLSAFHKSLRGSDPQGALYWMGRMIEGGGDPMIMFRRAIAMAAEDIGLADPEALKLAVAARDAYHMLGPPEGYLPLAEMIVYLATAPKSNRSMLALVAARDAARTHPAEPVPLHIRNAPTGLMKELGYGAGYQYAHDAPEAYIPQEYLPEPLKGTRFYEPGPYGFEKEIAKRLAWWEEIRRRNEKEEAEGSR
- a CDS encoding LEA type 2 family protein; the protein is MKKLAVKIVLGLTAVVAACSFLGKQAFKQPEVTLQKVELVGVGLTGGSLNVDLNVYNPNHYRLDATRLTYEVLLNSDSLLLATGAVDNKFTVESEKSSVVQIPVSFTYAGVGSATRSLLNTGVVTYHVRGNVTVGTTVGTFNVPFSDTRQLTTAGVAR
- the hflX gene encoding GTPase HflX, which codes for MGAPLKRPGARRLADEHLRELADLADTAGATVAGEILQQIDRPNPGTYLGSGKIEELRDRVSATGATLVIFDDELSPSQGKNIEDAIGTRVVDRAELILDIFATRARTAEAKMQVELAQLEYMLPRLTRMWTHLEKFRGGIGVRGPGETQLETDRRLISHRIKVLRERLKDVQRGRAIQRQARRSEFRASLVGYTNAGKSSVLRALSGAGDILVEDRLFATLDPLTRDVDLGENAHVLVTDTVGFIRKLPHHLVASFRATLEEAREADLLLHVIDASSPSWPEQEEVVNQVLSELEVAGRDTLLVFNKVDLLEHEALIALQTRMRDADTPSVFVSALAEGGLEPLRRALSSMIRAKRPMATISVSPGDGKLIAEIHRQGEVLDQRMEGDRLVIKARIDAALAGRLERAGASVTNGKAPH
- a CDS encoding PfkB family carbohydrate kinase; the encoded protein is MSRRPLNRDRLIELLEGASRCRVAVLGDAMLDVYLRGDVERISPEAPVPVVRVRERRHALGGAGNVAQNVRAVGAMCDLVAAIGDDMAGRHLCGMLEAIGAPVGSLVTVDRPTTTKTRIVARSQQVVRVDEEEDGDLNGAEVDRLLTAVRRAVDDAHALVLEDYNKGVLVPHVIEAAMQAARGRGIPIVVDPKYRNFFLYRGATIFKPNRRELEAALGAAVDLEHAEALPATFARLGVEHLLLTLGEHGMALVSAGGDIERVPTAAREVYDVVGAGDTVTAYLALILGAGGSALEAAVIANYAAGVEVGKLGAATVSAEEVIDAYDAHVLAPLAPSV
- a CDS encoding DMT family transporter, with the protein product MAPPPDSNPGLRATNPSGVPVPLVLLLALVGISFAAPLVRLSHAHPLTIAIWRLGFALVFILGALVATGTWRQFRRLDRGGLALAAAAGIMLAFHFWSWNASVGMTTVAASVVLVNVQPALVALLSGAVLAEPPTSGQWVGIVTAMFGAFVVALPDLLSTAGAMTGQALTGDLLALVGAAAAAGYVIAGRRLRSVLDIWPYVSIVYGVCFVVLLIFARAVHAPILGQPPREMGIFLALAIGPMLFGHTGINWALKYMPAYVVNLTLLGEPVGATFLAALLPGIREIPRVATVVGGLLVLAGILVAARSTRQRRFAL